A genomic segment from Nitrosopumilus sp. K4 encodes:
- a CDS encoding translation initiation factor, which produces MAVICNTCGLPEDLCACGELAKDSTKIIIRLETRRFKKKGTMIEGLDPKLNNLENVAKELKSKYACGGTAKDGYIFLQGDHRDTIKDSLISLGFPESSIELH; this is translated from the coding sequence ATGGCAGTAATTTGTAATACATGTGGTCTACCTGAAGATCTATGTGCTTGTGGCGAACTTGCTAAAGACAGTACTAAAATTATAATTCGTTTGGAGACTAGAAGATTTAAGAAAAAAGGAACTATGATTGAGGGTCTGGATCCAAAATTAAACAATCTAGAAAATGTTGCCAAAGAACTCAAAAGTAAATATGCTTGTGGTGGTACTGCAAAAGATGGGTATATCTTTTTACAAGGAGACCATCGAGACACGATTAAGGATTCTTTGATTAGTTTGGGCTTTCCAGAATCAAGCATTGAACTCCATTAG
- a CDS encoding Sjogren's syndrome/scleroderma autoantigen 1 family protein — translation MSKDLTKKAAEMLLNGATLLSEPCPYCSGVRVMKDGKALCVNCGREPENRKIPHVDKKVEKSTLESILEKKLENLSKELESEKDHEKQQEILKSINSIMETLDKIKNKQ, via the coding sequence GTGTCAAAAGATCTTACAAAAAAAGCAGCAGAAATGCTTCTCAACGGGGCCACATTACTTAGCGAGCCATGCCCATACTGTTCAGGGGTAAGAGTGATGAAAGACGGAAAAGCCTTGTGTGTCAATTGTGGAAGAGAGCCAGAAAACAGAAAGATTCCACATGTAGATAAAAAAGTGGAAAAAAGCACATTGGAATCTATTTTAGAGAAGAAACTTGAAAATCTATCAAAAGAGTTAGAATCAGAAAAAGATCATGAAAAACAGCAAGAAATTCTAAAATCGATCAATTCTATTATGGAGACGCTCGATAAGATAAAAAACAAACAATAA
- a CDS encoding preprotein translocase subunit Sec61beta — protein MSSKKKSAPLPASSGGLMRFFEDETKGFRIDPKIVVSIPISLIAISWAIDIFLAP, from the coding sequence ATGAGCAGTAAAAAGAAATCAGCACCACTTCCAGCATCAAGCGGAGGTCTCATGCGTTTCTTTGAAGATGAGACAAAAGGATTCAGAATAGATCCAAAAATTGTGGTGTCAATTCCAATTAGTTTAATTGCAATCTCATGGGCAATCGATATCTTCTTAGCTCCGTGA
- a CDS encoding DUF2070 family protein has protein sequence MEKSSDDVSNIHNRFSLTLINPSSHYFSLVASLAIGAVITATTYLGYFGSEDFLWRIPLVVGVLAVSQLIDTRFTKKKEYSKVLHASLFANMLWVVTLFMGLLASVVLVKEASLFFVTFGMFLFASFRIGIFTTTLGASIKKAWAICFVQPLAMFLVLIPQDIWIQTLTNPITLAYGIAFLIIASVWSVLTDRAGRPGMESTHKTIQAYLASQGNDYTEAEEIMEQRSSKTKVSTSQIRLLSSEGNSEFRMVLPEIHPGPYHPVGGSNIPYLIYKNLDASAMVMHSISDHALNLPSKNEVENYLKNLDKSKVTEEGLVCTEPVTVQINKARVIGLLFGNNPLLFLSLSPHGMEDIPSYMKTEIEQYAKNRNYTRIMIVDCHNAMGPEISKEDGEDMLKAAKSCLDSLITKENYPIEFGYANSDDMDVWTEDLGMGGLGIVCLRINEKKYFLGWADANNMENGVREKIVENFAKRDYNLLEICTSDTHFAPVKARNKNGYYQLGLITSADKLSKWFFSIAKNAEEKTTSGKFEILENQTEVKIMGQGIFEDYSKALDNSLKITKGFLIGSVILFVTSLFL, from the coding sequence ATGGAAAAATCTTCAGACGACGTTTCAAATATACACAACAGGTTTTCCCTTACACTGATCAATCCATCATCTCATTACTTTTCTCTAGTTGCGTCATTGGCCATAGGAGCAGTAATTACTGCGACAACATATCTTGGATATTTCGGTTCAGAAGATTTTTTGTGGAGAATACCACTTGTAGTGGGGGTTTTAGCAGTATCACAATTAATTGATACGAGGTTTACAAAAAAGAAAGAATATTCAAAAGTACTTCATGCATCACTTTTTGCAAATATGTTATGGGTAGTCACATTATTCATGGGACTGCTAGCAAGTGTTGTATTAGTAAAAGAGGCATCTTTGTTTTTTGTAACGTTTGGAATGTTTTTGTTTGCAAGTTTCAGAATAGGGATTTTTACAACTACATTAGGAGCAAGTATCAAAAAAGCATGGGCAATATGTTTTGTGCAACCTTTAGCAATGTTTTTGGTTTTAATTCCACAAGACATATGGATTCAGACATTAACAAATCCAATTACACTAGCATATGGAATAGCGTTTTTGATCATAGCAAGTGTGTGGTCAGTGTTGACAGATAGAGCAGGAAGACCAGGAATGGAAAGTACACATAAAACAATTCAAGCATATCTTGCATCCCAAGGAAACGACTACACAGAAGCAGAAGAGATAATGGAGCAGCGCTCAAGCAAAACTAAAGTGTCAACATCTCAAATTCGATTATTATCATCAGAAGGAAATTCAGAATTTAGAATGGTTTTGCCAGAGATTCACCCCGGACCATATCATCCAGTAGGAGGAAGCAACATCCCATACCTAATTTACAAAAACCTAGATGCATCTGCAATGGTAATGCATAGTATTTCTGATCATGCGTTAAACTTACCATCAAAAAATGAAGTTGAGAATTATTTGAAGAATTTAGACAAAAGCAAGGTAACTGAAGAAGGTCTTGTTTGTACAGAACCAGTAACAGTTCAAATCAACAAAGCCAGAGTCATAGGATTGTTATTTGGCAATAATCCATTGTTGTTTTTGTCATTATCACCTCACGGCATGGAGGATATTCCAAGTTACATGAAAACAGAGATCGAACAATATGCAAAGAATAGAAACTATACGAGGATAATGATCGTAGATTGTCACAATGCAATGGGTCCTGAAATTTCAAAAGAAGACGGAGAAGACATGCTAAAGGCTGCAAAATCATGTTTAGATTCCCTGATAACAAAAGAAAATTATCCAATAGAATTCGGATATGCAAATTCTGACGACATGGATGTATGGACAGAAGATTTAGGAATGGGAGGATTAGGAATAGTATGTCTCAGAATTAATGAAAAAAAATACTTCTTAGGATGGGCAGATGCAAACAATATGGAAAATGGAGTAAGAGAGAAAATTGTAGAAAACTTTGCAAAAAGAGATTACAATCTGTTAGAAATTTGCACCTCAGACACACATTTTGCACCAGTGAAAGCCAGAAACAAAAATGGATACTACCAATTAGGTTTGATTACAAGTGCAGACAAGTTATCAAAGTGGTTCTTTAGTATTGCAAAGAATGCAGAAGAGAAAACAACTTCAGGTAAATTCGAAATATTAGAAAATCAAACAGAAGTCAAAATAATGGGTCAGGGGATTTTTGAGGATTATTCAAAAGCTCTGGATAACTCTTTGAAAATAACTAAAGGGTTCCTGATAGGCAGTGTGATTCTATTCGTCACTAGTTTGTTCCTATAG